TTACCTTACGACCAAATGGGCATTATTGCACCTTACCAGTCACAGGTGCAACATTTGAAGCAGGCGGCCGTCGAAATGCCTGAAGTGGAGATCAATACTGTTGATCAGTATCAAGGTCGTGATAAAGAAGCCATTATTTACAGCTGTACAAAAAGTGAACGAGATGGCGAATCAACGGTCGCGGAAGGCACTCAAACCATTCTGCATGATATTAGACGTTTGACAGTAGCCCTTACGCGAGCCAAGCACAAACTGATTGTCATTGGTGACAGCCAAACCCTTCAGAGTTTTCCGCCTTTTGCAAAACTTCTAGCCTCGCTGGAAGCGTCACAGCGCTATCAGCTGTGTCCCGGAAGGGATCAAATTTGAGTGCCTTAGCATGATCTCTTAGATTCTTATATCTGTCTTGCCCGAACTTGTGAAACTAATTGACCATTTCTTTTTAGAATTATCAGTTTTCATTTTAACGGTCTTCCATATGGCCGCCAATTTTCGTGctcaaatgttttcattttggaattttttagAATTGGAATTTTTTAGAGAATCCTCATCTCTTTAGCTTTAGTTGCCAAATTTGTTGCCATTTTCAAACTTTAAATCAGGATATTGCATACGTACCATACGTGTCAGTAATTCCGTGGGGGGAATAAATTCACACGAAATTGAAATCGGTTTGTTTATAAAACgattttgtatttgtgttcATGCAAGGTCACGATTCGTCATCCATTGTATTTTaactaaaagaaaagatgCGAGGGATGTTTTCgactattcttttttatttatttttcttgtctgATAAGCAATACGCACCCTCAACGATTAAGTAGTAGTCTTCTGAGTATGTGAGGTTGGCTTAATTCTGTTACAGAGTAATATTAGTTTGCTGTAACTCCCTGGAACAGAATGTCTATTGTTGTTTCTCTCCTACGCCAGCCTCGGCTGATGTGCCATCACATTGTAACATGCAGGTCCAGCAGTTCATTGATTAATACCCCAGAAAAGGAAATTTCATTCGCTGATCATCGTACTGCCTATGCTCATTTAAGCCGTACCGAAATTCTGAGGGCTTGGATTGTGCTCAAATTGTGctcttttgatttcttgttgCAAAACAGTTTGAAGGTAAACATTTacaattttcttctgtttttctttctcatttaaTGGTTTACTTTGTTTGATAGGTATTGGAGCATAGTCAGCGGGTGTTAGGGCGCGGATTATTGGAAAAAATCCTTCGACCAACTCTGTACGATCAGTTTGTTGCTGGAGATGATCCACAGTCGCTGAAAGAGACGGCCAACAAGTTGAAGAAAGTTGGCATAAAACTAATGATCCTTCCATCACTAGAAGAAGACGTTGGGCAGAAAAGTGACGAAAAGTAAGACTCTTTTTGTAATTTACGCACCTTCGTTTTGCTATTATAGTTTATTTCTGTTTATGAAGTCGGTACAATTCTAATGTAGAAGTGACACTACAATTAGCTGAAATAGCGTATCATCATGGTGGTCCCTTGTCGTGTCTCCAGACAAAAATCACTGCTTTAATCAGCGCTGATTTGTTGGTAAAAATTTCTATGCATTTATTgagttaaattatttttaatcaaatATTTCCTACTTAAAGCTTAAATTAGCCGAGCGCAATCGAGACAAAGAAGACCAGTTCCGCACGATATCTTCATGGGCCAATTATATGGCCGGTGGATTGCTTGCCCCTGTGTCATATCTTGATAAAACAGAAAACATTGAATTGGAGAAGGGGCTAGAACGATTAAAAAGCGTAGGCGCTTTTCGCATCTGGTCTCCAGTTCCGTTTACTCGTCGACGGAGAATTTACTTATTTGAACCAGGCCATCTCCATCGCTGCGTTATCCATGGCCGGTGCTTTTAACCAATCAAGACCCGTAGTATGGAACACGTATCAGTGCTACTTGAAGGTATAATAGACTTCCCTTGAATTTATTTCTAGAACCGTAAGAACAGATTTTTAATTCCAGGACGCctttgaaaaaatttgcagTGAGCTCGAAATCACCCAACGAATGGGAGTCGGTTTTGGAGCTAAAATAGTAAGGGGTGCATACTTGGAACGCGAACGTCAACTAAGTGTGGAAGGAAATTATCCAGACCCTACAAATCCATCCTACGAAGCTACCTCGGACGTTTACGATAGGTTCAGTTaaataatttcaattgaaaattgtAGTACtagctttttaaaaaacaggGCGGTAGAGTACCTACTGGAAGAAGTAGTTCGCTCTGGAGGTCAACGCTGTAATGTCATTGTGGCCAGTCATAACGAAAAATCCGTGCTAAAAGCCTTGACGAAAATGAGATCACTGGGTATTTCACCAAAAGACAACACTGTagtttttggtcaaatttatGGCATGGCTTCAAATATTACTGTGAAATTAGGTACAGTAGGTTTACATTTCAGATTGAATGGTAATTTAATCATCATGTTTGAGTCGTCTTACAATTTATAGCTTCCGAAGGATACATTGTGTATAACTCTGTACCTTATGGTTCGCTATTTGATGTACTGCCTTACCTATCACGACGAGCCACAGAGAACCGAGCTGTCCTCAAAGGCACTAGACGTGAACGGACATTACTGGCACGAGAGCTCAGAGCTCGTTTTCTTGGATTTTAAATTCGAGGTTAGTATTTAGTGAAGTATATTTCACTTTTTTCTTAGATTCACatagtaaaaaataataataatttttttttattacgttATTCACGAAGATTTAATATGAAAAGGAGAATCCACTTagaaatgggaaaatttaaGAGCACCACTTGTGAAGGACTTCGCTTAGTAACGCATTAGGTAAATGTCTTCGTATTGCAGCTCTATGTACACAAGATTTCAAAGACTCCAGACAAATTTCAGTTTGACGTGCAATTAGTTGATAACGTCACCATTCCTATCTCTTCTGGTCATGTTTGTAATTAGAAATAGTATGCAGAGGtttaaaaatcaatgaaaGGTGATTTGGCAATTTCAttcagctaaaaaaaaatttactttggAAAGCCCTCTAAAGGTCTATCTCCAAAAGTTTGGTTATTCAAGTTTGTCTATCCACCAGTTATTTATCCTTGAAACCATCATgtcataaaaaggaaaaacaaaatgttatcGAGTATTATCGCTGTATGGCTGTCG
The DNA window shown above is from Daphnia magna isolate NIES linkage group LG9, ASM2063170v1.1, whole genome shotgun sequence and carries:
- the LOC116931073 gene encoding LOW QUALITY PROTEIN: hydroxyproline dehydrogenase (The sequence of the model RefSeq protein was modified relative to this genomic sequence to represent the inferred CDS: deleted 1 base in 1 codon); its protein translation is MSIVVSLLRQPRLMCHHIVTCRSSSSLINTPEKEISFADHRTAYAHLSRTEILRAWIVLKLCSFDFLLQNSLKVLEHSQRVLGRGLLEKILRPTLYDQFVAGDDPQSLKETANKLKKVGIKLMILPSLEEDVGQKSDENRYNSNVEVTLQLAEIAYHHGGPLSCLQTKITALISADLLLKLAERNRDKEDQFRTISSWANYMAGGLLAPVSYLDKTENIELEKGLERLKSVGAFASGLQFRLLVDGEFTYLNQAISIAALSMAGAFNQSRPVVWNTYQCYLKDAFEKICSELEITQRMGVGFGAKIVRGAYLERERQLSVEGNYPDPTNPSYEATSDVYDRAVEYLLEEVVRSGGQRCNVIVASHNEKSVLKALTKMRSLGISPKDNTVVFGQIYGMASNITVKLASEGYIVYNSVPYGSLFDVLPYLSRRATENRAVLKGTRRERTLLARELRARFLGF